A window of Verrucomicrobiota bacterium genomic DNA:
GCCCAAAACCTAAGTTCCACACTGGGATCGGAATCCGAGCAAAGTGGAGCGGAGTGGTTTGTGTGTTGGCGGGGTCGCGCAGTGCCGCTGAAGGCAGCGCCCAGCTAAAGGAAAAACGGAGCAGATTCCCATACGTCATGGTCCGAAAGATAACGCTTTCGGAAAGTATTTCGAAATACGGGTAGATTCGTCTCGCTAGGGCGTGTTCACAATTAAGTTGAAGTGTGGGCTTACGTCTATGATCTTACCGGCATGGATAACTGGGTCATGGCGCCGGCCGACCCCGGCCGGCTTTACTGGTTTAGCGACGAGCAGTGGCGCCAGATCGAAGCGGTGTTCCCCCGGCCCCACGGCAAAAAAGGCTTTGCCCAAGCCGTGCCCAATCGCCAGGCCTGCGAAGCCGTGCTCTTCCGCGCCCGCACGGGTTGCCCCTGGCGCGATCTGCCGGCCGTCTACGGCCCGTGGCACACCATCTACATGCGTTGGCGCCGCTCTTGTGGAGGCCGGCGTGCCCGAGCGCGCCGCCCAGGCC
This region includes:
- a CDS encoding transposase, coding for MAPADPGRLYWFSDEQWRQIEAVFPRPHGKKGFAQAVPNRQACEAVLFRARTGCPWRDLPAVYGPWHTIYMRWRRSCGGRRARARRPG